In the genome of Victivallis lenta, one region contains:
- a CDS encoding tetratricopeptide repeat protein, with translation MRRVILLALLAAAVPFLSGAAKNAWDTWRQGYETYLKGEASRDRGEYTRALEFFQKSLELYREIQRTRPDWDQNVIRTRIADSEREIANVRKLLGAEAAPSAPEPEVPAAPGGIDFVEQESRKNELELFRKKLFDLTAENELLRKENDRLKASEVDALKLLREQRVLQEKCTLLEQLNKAQERKLQEPDARLEELRKQLVEEKLNSGQLAKRLQLAETRGQKLDKDLIELDRQKSFAEAESRKSAADVLRITRELEELRRYKDDSVKQLAAAEAAAAETGLKLKTAEESLTARTAEVTVLNRRLADAVKGGGSGLSAEMLAENKRLKEEAAAVGKALEAAAVEALTLKNQHRAAQLELVQQREALQRIEVLRLAVEKENAALTKQLELEKASGELSSVELRNLRERNVKLEGDMKSWSERCAKLEEQLKNRDSAVSKSIEAGDAANRELAAEIKALKEQLATQNRELKVLLDQKSSQEKALAAATTELAGKKSALLLAEEKLKKAGEGLARLGKLEPEFKTLQVNFQAMQKELAAGRKAAEELNASKTALAAAQTRLKELEAVAAKFLAEQKRNQSLAEEVSRLKGELEARPVAAAVPAEPVPAVSGVAAPADRTPAELLAAGRREEAAERWELAIWNYEAALAAEPGNAEAALRLGNLYLRREEFARAEPLLAKASARNPNDPVVAAARAEALIGLGKFGNALGVLETPLKERPKDFRLQMARAKAFAGSGRQTDAAAGFELAAKLDPASPEPLLGLARLRLADGKEKEAAEFYRQARLLGAGPDAGLEPKLGKQLSEQRELAAFMSTAAAEAAANGDWTSALWYYRQLSEIDTGNRLLPLQMAFGHIQTGSCAQALEIVAMNPASAESDAVKILAYLKQNRFEEARKAAEEALARSGGKPLALSPAWPGLGAELEAQKKLPELGKSVAGMACAKLLDKLLPGAEK, from the coding sequence ATGAGACGCGTTATTTTGCTGGCTCTGCTGGCGGCCGCCGTGCCGTTTCTGTCCGGCGCCGCCAAAAATGCCTGGGACACCTGGCGGCAGGGATATGAAACTTACCTGAAAGGCGAGGCTTCGCGTGACCGCGGCGAGTATACGCGGGCGCTTGAGTTTTTTCAGAAATCGCTTGAACTGTATCGTGAAATCCAGCGGACGCGGCCGGATTGGGATCAGAACGTCATCCGGACCCGGATCGCCGACAGCGAGCGCGAAATCGCGAATGTCCGGAAGCTGCTCGGTGCCGAAGCCGCGCCCTCCGCACCGGAGCCCGAGGTTCCGGCCGCGCCCGGCGGCATCGACTTCGTCGAGCAGGAGAGCCGGAAGAACGAGCTCGAGCTTTTCCGCAAGAAGCTGTTCGACCTGACTGCGGAGAACGAGTTGCTGCGCAAAGAGAACGACCGGCTGAAGGCCAGCGAGGTCGATGCCCTGAAGCTGCTGCGGGAGCAGCGGGTATTGCAGGAGAAGTGTACGCTGCTCGAACAGCTGAACAAGGCGCAGGAGAGAAAACTGCAGGAGCCGGACGCCCGGCTCGAGGAGCTCCGCAAGCAGCTCGTCGAAGAGAAGCTGAATTCCGGGCAGCTGGCCAAGCGCCTGCAGCTGGCGGAGACGCGCGGCCAGAAGCTCGACAAGGACCTGATTGAACTCGACCGGCAGAAAAGCTTCGCCGAGGCGGAGTCCCGCAAAAGCGCGGCCGACGTCCTGCGCATCACCCGCGAACTCGAGGAGCTGCGCCGCTATAAGGACGATTCGGTCAAGCAGCTGGCCGCCGCCGAAGCCGCTGCCGCCGAAACCGGCCTGAAGCTCAAAACGGCCGAGGAGAGTCTGACCGCGCGCACCGCCGAGGTTACGGTTCTGAACCGCCGCCTCGCCGATGCCGTCAAAGGCGGCGGCTCCGGCCTGAGTGCGGAGATGCTGGCCGAGAACAAGAGACTCAAGGAGGAGGCCGCTGCTGTCGGGAAGGCGCTCGAAGCCGCCGCCGTCGAGGCGCTTACGCTGAAAAACCAGCATCGCGCCGCACAGCTTGAGCTGGTTCAGCAGCGCGAAGCGCTTCAGAGGATCGAAGTGCTCCGTCTTGCGGTCGAAAAGGAGAATGCCGCATTGACGAAGCAGCTTGAGCTCGAAAAAGCCTCCGGAGAGCTTTCGTCGGTTGAACTCAGGAACCTGCGCGAGCGCAACGTGAAGCTCGAGGGCGATATGAAAAGCTGGAGCGAGCGCTGCGCCAAACTCGAAGAGCAGCTGAAAAACCGCGATTCGGCCGTGTCGAAGAGCATCGAAGCGGGTGACGCCGCGAACCGCGAGCTGGCTGCGGAGATCAAAGCGCTCAAGGAGCAGCTCGCAACCCAGAACCGGGAGCTGAAAGTGCTGCTCGACCAGAAAAGTTCTCAGGAGAAGGCGCTGGCGGCCGCGACGACGGAGCTCGCCGGGAAGAAGTCCGCTCTCCTGCTTGCCGAAGAGAAGCTCAAAAAGGCCGGGGAGGGTCTGGCGCGGCTCGGAAAACTCGAGCCGGAGTTCAAGACGCTGCAGGTCAATTTTCAGGCGATGCAGAAGGAGCTTGCCGCCGGCCGCAAGGCGGCGGAGGAGCTGAATGCGTCGAAGACGGCGCTGGCGGCCGCGCAGACGCGGTTGAAGGAGCTGGAGGCCGTTGCCGCGAAGTTCCTTGCGGAGCAGAAGCGGAATCAGTCGCTGGCGGAGGAGGTCTCCAGACTGAAGGGTGAGCTTGAAGCGCGCCCGGTTGCCGCGGCGGTTCCGGCCGAACCGGTTCCGGCTGTTTCGGGCGTCGCCGCGCCCGCCGACCGGACGCCGGCGGAACTGCTTGCCGCCGGCCGCCGGGAGGAGGCCGCGGAACGTTGGGAGCTCGCGATCTGGAATTATGAGGCTGCGCTTGCCGCCGAGCCCGGCAACGCCGAGGCGGCGCTGCGGCTCGGCAATCTCTATCTGCGGCGCGAGGAGTTCGCCCGGGCCGAACCGCTGCTGGCGAAGGCGTCGGCCCGCAATCCGAACGATCCGGTGGTTGCCGCGGCCCGCGCCGAAGCGCTGATCGGACTCGGTAAATTCGGCAATGCGCTCGGTGTGCTCGAAACGCCGCTGAAGGAGCGTCCGAAGGATTTCCGGCTCCAGATGGCCCGCGCGAAAGCGTTTGCCGGCAGCGGACGGCAGACGGATGCCGCCGCCGGTTTCGAACTGGCGGCGAAGCTGGACCCGGCTTCGCCGGAGCCGCTGCTCGGCCTGGCCCGGCTGCGGCTGGCGGACGGTAAGGAGAAAGAGGCCGCCGAGTTCTACCGGCAGGCGCGGCTGCTCGGGGCCGGGCCCGATGCCGGGCTCGAACCGAAACTCGGCAAACAGCTCTCCGAGCAGCGCGAGCTGGCCGCCTTCATGTCGACCGCCGCGGCCGAGGCGGCCGCGAACGGCGACTGGACCAGCGCGCTCTGGTATTACCGCCAGCTCTCCGAGATCGATACCGGCAACCGGCTGCTGCCGCTGCAGATGGCCTTCGGACACATTCAGACCGGCAGCTGTGCGCAGGCGCTGGAGATCGTTGCCATGAATCCGGCTTCGGCCGAAAGCGACGCGGTGAAAATACTCGCTTACCTGAAGCAGAACCGTTTCGAGGAGGCGCGGAAGGCCGCCGAAGAGGCGCTGGCGCGCAGCGGCGGCAAACCGCTTGCACTCTCTCCCGCCTGGCCCGGACTCGGGGCGGAGCTTGAGGCGCAGAAGAAGCTGCCGGAGCTCGGCAAATCGGTGGCCGGCATGGCATGTGCGAAGCTGCTCGATAAACTTCTGCCTGGAGCAGAAAAGTGA
- the hflX gene encoding GTPase HflX has product MIDMAEDSRKKVERALLVGIRTPDETAAEVEEHLDELADLVRNLDIVPLEPVVVNLHSPMPQYCVGTGKAREIAQLLQECEADCLIFDNPLTPSQQRNWERLTHSCVIDREEVILDIFAERASTREAVLQVELARTRYSLPRLTRAWTHLSRQHGGGATTRGEGEAQIETDRRLLRRRIRQLEEELKTVRKQRETQRKSRRRNLVPHGAIVGYTNVGKSSLLQALSGSELLVKDQLFATLDPTTRRVPLGENLEVLLTDTVGFVRKLPHSLVEAFKSTLEEAVLADFLLLVLDISSGQLDAQWETTLSVLKELGADEKKIIVVFNKLDLLDRDAELVLLARLNGLFPGAYYISTHTGEGVDALKARLTAIAAENFQLLRVKLPPGRHDLAALAHASGRIYEERYDEAGELELVFTIGPVHRHKFLEYTI; this is encoded by the coding sequence ATGATCGATATGGCAGAAGACTCCCGAAAGAAGGTCGAACGCGCTTTGCTCGTCGGCATCCGCACTCCGGATGAGACTGCGGCCGAGGTGGAAGAACATCTCGATGAACTGGCCGATCTGGTCCGGAATCTCGATATCGTTCCGCTCGAACCGGTCGTCGTCAATCTCCACTCCCCCATGCCGCAGTATTGCGTCGGTACCGGCAAGGCGCGGGAAATCGCGCAGCTGCTGCAGGAGTGCGAGGCCGACTGCCTGATTTTCGACAATCCGCTCACTCCGTCTCAGCAGCGCAACTGGGAGAGGCTGACCCATAGCTGCGTCATCGACCGCGAAGAGGTCATCCTCGATATCTTCGCCGAACGCGCTTCGACCCGCGAGGCCGTGCTTCAGGTCGAGCTCGCCCGCACCCGATATTCGCTGCCGCGGCTGACCCGTGCCTGGACCCACCTCTCCCGCCAGCACGGCGGCGGCGCGACGACCCGCGGCGAGGGCGAGGCGCAGATCGAAACCGACCGCCGGCTCCTGCGCCGCCGCATCCGGCAGCTCGAAGAAGAGCTCAAAACGGTCCGCAAACAGCGCGAAACCCAGCGCAAGTCCCGGCGGCGCAACCTCGTGCCGCACGGCGCGATCGTCGGCTATACGAATGTCGGGAAGTCCTCGCTGCTGCAGGCGCTCTCCGGTTCCGAGCTGCTGGTCAAGGACCAGCTCTTCGCCACGCTCGACCCGACGACGCGCCGGGTTCCGCTCGGGGAGAATCTCGAGGTGCTGCTGACCGACACGGTCGGATTCGTGCGCAAGCTGCCGCATTCGCTTGTCGAGGCGTTCAAGTCGACGCTGGAAGAGGCGGTGCTCGCCGATTTCCTGCTGCTGGTCCTCGATATTTCGTCCGGCCAGCTTGACGCCCAGTGGGAGACGACGCTCTCCGTGCTGAAGGAGCTCGGCGCCGATGAGAAGAAGATCATCGTTGTCTTCAACAAGCTCGATCTGCTGGACCGCGACGCGGAGCTTGTGCTGCTGGCCCGGCTGAACGGACTCTTTCCGGGAGCGTATTACATTTCAACCCATACCGGCGAGGGAGTCGATGCCCTGAAGGCGCGGCTGACCGCCATCGCCGCCGAGAATTTCCAGCTGCTCCGGGTCAAGCTTCCGCCCGGGCGGCACGATCTGGCCGCGCTCGCTCACGCCAGCGGCCGGATCTACGAGGAGCGCTATGACGAAGCCGGAGAGCTCGAGCTGGTTTTCACCATCGGCCCGGTGCACCGGCATAAATTTCTGGAGTATACGATATGA
- a CDS encoding LamG-like jellyroll fold domain-containing protein, giving the protein MNHAGRWAAALCCAAATLYGAEWRQSFDGEPYTCAMPADKAWALSDQLESTFADGVRGRALDLSSAAGKRRPVRIEPPFSCNRDFSVSLWVKSAPGAIQGTPIAANGTLRESGWQILARENGSWAVKLRSGETSFEYAPPLRKINDGAWHQLAFTIDTGRGLARFYYDGRCVAIYNIDGLGPLDSGKWTVFGGSDDSFDSGDAGMIEAFNGCIDELYLSDTVRSDADLAAEFAALQPGRVRPVPVLEGDRVRCMVWNIWHGGRHTGRHVGPQRIVEIMKSIDPDVIGVIETYGSGAILADGMDYQLYLISSNLSILSRYPIAEAIKIFKPFNSGAAAIDFGSGRSMVLNVSWLNYLPDFAAQIAEGKATPESLRAGEAATREPEIRQILEELKPFRDNAARVPLVVAGDFNVASHLDWTEENRDLHRGFAVDWPVSRRMEEAGFTDTFRALNPDVRRNEALSWCVWATVPGGRYQTYTLQARIDYIYLLGARAVESRYLGTHKALFPSDHGTFYTDFLLPDASRP; this is encoded by the coding sequence ATGAATCATGCGGGAAGATGGGCCGCCGCCTTGTGCTGCGCGGCGGCGACTCTGTACGGCGCCGAGTGGCGGCAGTCGTTCGACGGCGAACCTTACACCTGCGCCATGCCGGCTGACAAGGCGTGGGCGTTGAGCGACCAGCTCGAAAGCACGTTCGCCGACGGTGTCCGCGGCCGGGCTCTGGACCTCAGTTCCGCAGCCGGAAAGCGCCGCCCGGTGCGCATCGAGCCGCCGTTCTCCTGCAACCGGGATTTCTCCGTCTCGCTCTGGGTCAAAAGCGCTCCCGGCGCGATTCAGGGCACGCCGATCGCCGCCAACGGGACGCTCCGGGAATCCGGCTGGCAGATTCTCGCCCGGGAGAACGGCAGCTGGGCAGTCAAGCTCCGCAGCGGCGAAACCTCTTTTGAATACGCGCCTCCCCTCCGGAAAATCAACGACGGCGCGTGGCATCAGCTCGCCTTCACCATCGACACCGGGCGCGGCCTCGCGCGCTTCTACTACGACGGCCGCTGCGTCGCCATCTACAACATCGACGGTCTCGGACCGCTCGATTCCGGCAAATGGACGGTGTTCGGCGGCAGCGACGATTCGTTCGACTCGGGCGACGCCGGCATGATCGAGGCGTTCAACGGCTGCATCGACGAGCTGTACCTCTCCGACACGGTGCGGAGCGATGCCGATCTCGCCGCCGAATTCGCCGCGCTGCAGCCCGGCCGGGTCCGGCCGGTCCCGGTGCTGGAGGGCGACCGGGTCCGCTGCATGGTCTGGAATATCTGGCACGGCGGCCGCCACACCGGCAGGCACGTCGGCCCGCAGCGCATCGTCGAAATCATGAAGTCGATCGATCCGGACGTGATCGGAGTCATCGAAACCTACGGTTCCGGCGCGATCCTCGCCGACGGAATGGACTATCAGCTTTATCTGATCAGCAGCAACCTCTCGATCCTGAGCCGCTATCCGATCGCGGAGGCGATCAAAATCTTCAAGCCGTTCAACTCCGGCGCGGCGGCGATCGACTTCGGCAGCGGCCGTTCGATGGTGCTGAACGTATCGTGGCTGAACTACCTGCCCGACTTCGCCGCTCAGATCGCCGAAGGGAAAGCGACTCCGGAATCGCTCCGCGCCGGAGAAGCGGCCACCCGCGAGCCGGAGATCCGGCAGATTCTGGAAGAACTCAAGCCGTTCCGCGACAACGCCGCGCGTGTGCCGCTGGTGGTGGCGGGTGACTTCAACGTCGCCTCGCACCTCGACTGGACCGAGGAGAACCGGGACCTTCACCGCGGTTTCGCCGTCGACTGGCCGGTAAGCCGGCGCATGGAGGAGGCCGGTTTCACGGACACCTTCCGCGCGCTGAATCCGGATGTCCGCCGGAACGAGGCGCTCTCCTGGTGCGTCTGGGCCACGGTTCCGGGAGGCCGTTACCAGACCTATACGCTCCAGGCCCGGATCGACTACATCTACCTGCTCGGAGCCCGGGCGGTCGAAAGCCGTTACCTCGGCACGCACAAGGCGCTTTTCCCATCGGATCACGGGACGTTCTACACCGACTTCCTGCTGCCGGACGCGTCCAGACCCTGA
- a CDS encoding sugar phosphate isomerase produces the protein MKPETLAAAEHFIENETEFHLGFLPTEQSNPKTRSMEADFARSTADGVRTLQKPDRDVLAMAERVLGSPAFARMADDGIRTVRNGGRIVFSGCGATGRLSILLESMWREYFAPAGDPLADAAAGIMTGGDYALVKSVEAFEDYQNFGRRQAADLGIGPKDMLVAITEGGETSSVIGTVKESAERGAAVYLLFNNPAALLRERLVRCREVIDDPRVTVLDLSCGPMALAGSTRMQATTSEQLVGGALLETVLAGLEGRPAPEFAAEFGRVLDHLESEESVRQLAEAIDFEAELYRGGGKVTYLADDYLLDIFTDTTERSPTFMLPPFRRNDDTASPMPWAFVKNPLHTTRGTWRNMLHRAPRCLNWTRQDYIAMESPQKIVDNPPQIDAEALYRFEVGNEPAPERFAGAASGAILVEVAGSAGNAALEAAAKQWKVIRKLEISSGASDSPLHLMNHMALKLALNTISTGTMARLGRVAGNWMSWVSISNKKLIDRAIRLVSELGGVPYREACLALFETAAEMESEDWSGREKPSPVQLTLARLRRG, from the coding sequence ATGAAACCCGAAACCCTGGCCGCCGCCGAACACTTCATCGAGAACGAAACCGAATTCCACCTCGGTTTCCTGCCGACCGAACAGTCCAACCCGAAAACGCGCAGCATGGAAGCCGATTTCGCGCGTTCAACCGCCGACGGCGTCCGCACACTCCAGAAACCGGACCGCGACGTGCTCGCTATGGCCGAACGCGTTCTCGGGTCCCCCGCCTTCGCCCGGATGGCCGACGACGGCATCCGCACGGTCCGCAACGGTGGGCGCATCGTCTTCTCCGGCTGCGGCGCAACCGGGCGGCTCAGCATCCTGCTCGAATCGATGTGGCGCGAATACTTTGCTCCGGCGGGCGATCCCCTCGCCGATGCGGCCGCCGGCATCATGACCGGCGGCGACTATGCACTGGTCAAGTCGGTCGAGGCGTTCGAAGATTATCAGAACTTCGGCAGGCGGCAGGCGGCCGACCTCGGCATCGGCCCGAAGGACATGCTCGTGGCCATCACCGAAGGCGGTGAAACCAGCTCGGTCATCGGCACGGTCAAGGAGTCGGCCGAACGCGGCGCGGCGGTCTATCTGCTCTTCAACAATCCGGCCGCGCTGCTGCGCGAACGGCTCGTCCGCTGCCGCGAGGTCATCGACGACCCGCGCGTGACGGTGCTGGATCTCTCCTGCGGACCGATGGCGCTGGCCGGTTCAACCCGTATGCAGGCGACAACCAGCGAGCAGCTCGTCGGCGGCGCGCTGCTCGAAACCGTCCTCGCCGGCCTGGAAGGGCGCCCGGCTCCGGAGTTTGCGGCGGAATTCGGCCGCGTGCTCGACCACCTCGAATCGGAGGAGTCGGTCCGGCAGCTCGCCGAAGCCATCGACTTCGAAGCGGAGCTTTACCGCGGCGGCGGCAAAGTGACCTACCTTGCCGACGACTATCTGCTCGACATCTTCACCGACACGACCGAACGCTCCCCGACCTTCATGCTGCCGCCGTTCCGCCGGAACGACGACACCGCCTCCCCGATGCCGTGGGCCTTCGTCAAGAATCCGCTTCACACCACGCGCGGCACCTGGCGGAACATGCTGCACCGCGCGCCGCGCTGCCTGAACTGGACCCGGCAGGACTACATCGCCATGGAGTCGCCTCAGAAGATCGTCGACAATCCGCCGCAGATCGATGCGGAGGCGCTCTACCGCTTCGAAGTCGGCAACGAGCCCGCACCGGAGCGGTTCGCCGGCGCCGCCTCCGGCGCCATACTCGTCGAGGTGGCCGGGAGCGCGGGCAACGCCGCGCTTGAAGCGGCCGCGAAGCAGTGGAAAGTGATTCGGAAGCTCGAAATTTCCTCCGGAGCATCCGATTCCCCGCTCCACCTCATGAACCATATGGCGCTCAAGCTCGCGCTGAACACCATCTCGACCGGCACGATGGCACGGCTCGGACGGGTGGCCGGGAACTGGATGAGCTGGGTCAGCATCTCGAACAAGAAGCTGATCGACCGCGCGATCCGGCTCGTCTCCGAACTCGGCGGAGTTCCGTACCGCGAAGCGTGCCTCGCCCTCTTCGAAACCGCCGCCGAAATGGAGTCGGAGGATTGGAGCGGCCGCGAGAAGCCGTCGCCGGTTCAGCTTACCCTGGCCCGGCTCCGCCGCGGCTGA
- a CDS encoding protease inhibitor I42 family protein, giving the protein MKYFLIPAAAVCAALFAGCASQPSEEKALDFPAPSVTLTIQESGDAVPLRVGQYAKITLKENPTTGYSWYFKLDNGKRGPQPKSGQAVELVGERYLASNTRLAGAPGVREVMVKAARPGSIYVVGNCIREWEKNPQPEQTVRYRFDVTR; this is encoded by the coding sequence ATGAAATATTTTCTGATTCCGGCCGCTGCCGTCTGCGCCGCTTTGTTCGCGGGCTGCGCTTCGCAGCCGTCCGAAGAGAAGGCGCTTGATTTCCCGGCGCCGTCGGTTACGCTGACGATTCAGGAATCCGGCGACGCAGTTCCGCTCCGGGTCGGCCAGTATGCGAAGATCACGCTGAAGGAGAATCCGACTACCGGTTACAGCTGGTACTTCAAGCTCGACAACGGCAAGCGCGGCCCGCAGCCGAAGAGCGGGCAGGCGGTCGAGCTGGTCGGAGAGCGTTATCTCGCGTCGAATACCCGGCTGGCCGGAGCGCCGGGTGTGCGCGAGGTCATGGTCAAAGCGGCGCGTCCGGGGTCGATCTACGTGGTCGGCAACTGCATCCGGGAGTGGGAGAAGAATCCGCAGCCGGAACAGACGGTCCGCTACCGGTTCGACGTGACCCGCTGA
- a CDS encoding MFS transporter, translating to MNQISGSWQRNLAVVWLSQFISMASFSSAYTFMPFFFRQLGVTGDEELSHYVALFSVAGNLTFCIFAPIWGMVADVYGRRMMLIRANFGGALLMPLLAVITSPDLIIVHRLFLGALTGTVSAAQTLIISTTPKEHRSFALGAIASALFGGMMAGQFLGGGLVQRFGFNWTFAGSGVLLFVSGMLVLIWGRENFTRTETLRERVRSIRWRIPRFGVIWYLMVLFICLGLAREFDNPFLPQLVMEIMDHSPDALSWSGWISGFCSLAGIVSGLLLGFLAGRLPFIRVLVAAIVIAAVLRIVQSMSHHVAGLLVERSLMILAIGGVEPLFQAWLAGATPEREHGSYFGWAACAKAVGWISGAYLGGIVAGWFGTVRYVFFGSGLLFLLLVPLIVATARIVPPKIARKKRV from the coding sequence ATGAATCAGATTTCCGGCAGCTGGCAGCGCAACCTCGCGGTGGTGTGGCTTTCGCAGTTCATTTCGATGGCGTCGTTCAGTTCGGCTTATACGTTCATGCCGTTTTTTTTCCGCCAGCTCGGGGTTACCGGAGACGAGGAGCTCAGCCATTATGTCGCGCTCTTCAGCGTGGCCGGCAATCTGACTTTCTGCATTTTCGCCCCGATCTGGGGAATGGTCGCCGACGTCTACGGGAGACGCATGATGCTGATCCGCGCGAACTTCGGCGGCGCGCTCCTGATGCCGCTGCTGGCGGTCATCACATCTCCGGACCTGATCATCGTGCACCGGCTCTTCCTCGGCGCGCTGACCGGTACGGTTTCCGCCGCTCAGACGCTGATCATCAGCACGACGCCGAAGGAGCACCGCTCCTTCGCTCTCGGCGCGATTGCTTCGGCGTTGTTCGGCGGAATGATGGCCGGGCAGTTTCTCGGCGGCGGCCTGGTGCAGCGTTTCGGGTTCAACTGGACCTTTGCTGGCAGCGGCGTGCTGCTTTTCGTCTCCGGCATGCTCGTACTGATCTGGGGGCGCGAGAATTTCACGCGGACCGAGACGCTTCGGGAACGTGTCCGCAGCATCCGCTGGCGGATTCCGCGCTTCGGCGTGATCTGGTATCTGATGGTGCTCTTCATCTGCCTCGGGCTGGCGCGGGAGTTCGACAATCCGTTTCTGCCGCAGCTCGTGATGGAGATCATGGACCACAGCCCCGACGCGCTTTCGTGGAGCGGCTGGATCAGCGGATTCTGTTCTCTGGCCGGTATTGTTTCGGGGCTGCTGCTCGGTTTTCTGGCCGGAAGGCTGCCGTTCATCCGGGTGCTGGTCGCGGCGATCGTGATCGCGGCAGTTCTGCGGATCGTGCAGAGCATGAGCCACCATGTCGCCGGGCTGCTCGTCGAGCGTTCGCTGATGATTCTGGCGATCGGCGGCGTTGAACCGCTCTTTCAGGCGTGGCTGGCCGGCGCGACGCCGGAGCGCGAGCACGGCAGCTACTTCGGCTGGGCGGCCTGCGCGAAGGCGGTCGGCTGGATATCGGGCGCCTACCTCGGCGGCATCGTCGCCGGATGGTTCGGCACCGTCCGTTACGTATTTTTCGGGTCGGGACTGCTGTTTCTGCTCCTGGTTCCGCTGATCGTCGCGACGGCGCGGATCGTCCCGCCGAAAATCGCGCGGAAGAAGCGGGTTTGA
- a CDS encoding sensor histidine kinase — MKIVRKISTCIFLLGFLCGVCAIPIVILGLPELTNIYRSRVDTNLGDWVAILGLGGVLLGFFITVLILIRVIRQVVLPVRIAAEFADKLANGEFPDRLSEERKANDEIQTLYTALNLLRDRQQNLNSKLKLSLSREADMRRGAESYSLLQLKIIARMLPEMRIPLGSIKGFSRILMLELESGKPDRAEIGRLLEETGHRVGALSRQIDRLVDIAELDRDRWERAEVVEFDTAEFMRELVAFNQISLQEREVMLVNHFSASAPERLVLDRELLHQLLIIMILAVGRAAAAGETLVVSCLHEENKIIFEVRDSKHAPLREPLAEQYRRFEESDGADGVAADALSVPILGLVFARDLAAKLGGVLRVSSSAQAGAVLRFELSDSCAATGGESRRVHSSGRAPVKRGAHAKEEPEEPGQGRVLRVLHGTEVADAPLLLRRLLGAGNIEVCSFSTAEELVEQAGQESFDGLILSPTLKNCELSELIGELRRVSGRRDLAAVVISSSFPDELRNELQMLDRVFLLNVPVNFALLSRILRESAGAGKRTQAS, encoded by the coding sequence ATGAAGATAGTCCGAAAAATTTCGACGTGTATTTTTCTGCTCGGCTTTCTGTGCGGAGTCTGCGCGATTCCGATCGTGATTCTCGGATTGCCGGAGCTGACCAATATCTACCGCTCCCGGGTCGATACGAATCTCGGCGACTGGGTGGCGATTCTCGGCCTGGGCGGTGTGCTGCTCGGCTTTTTCATCACGGTCCTGATCCTGATCCGGGTGATCCGGCAGGTCGTGCTGCCGGTGCGCATCGCGGCGGAATTTGCGGACAAGCTGGCCAACGGCGAGTTCCCCGACCGGCTTTCGGAGGAGCGCAAGGCGAACGACGAAATCCAGACGCTGTACACGGCTTTGAACCTGCTCCGCGACCGGCAGCAGAATCTGAACAGCAAGCTCAAGCTGAGTCTGTCGCGCGAAGCGGACATGCGCCGGGGCGCCGAATCGTACAGTCTGCTCCAGCTCAAGATCATTGCGCGCATGCTGCCTGAAATGCGCATCCCGCTCGGCTCCATCAAGGGATTCAGCCGGATTCTGATGCTCGAACTCGAAAGCGGGAAGCCGGATCGCGCCGAAATCGGCCGGCTGCTCGAAGAGACCGGCCACCGCGTCGGCGCTCTCTCGCGCCAGATCGACCGCCTGGTCGACATCGCGGAGCTGGACCGCGACCGCTGGGAACGCGCCGAGGTCGTCGAATTCGACACGGCTGAATTCATGCGCGAACTGGTCGCCTTCAACCAGATTTCGCTGCAGGAGCGCGAGGTCATGCTGGTCAACCATTTTTCGGCGAGCGCGCCGGAGCGGCTCGTGCTCGACCGCGAGCTGCTGCACCAGCTGCTGATCATCATGATTCTGGCAGTCGGCCGGGCCGCTGCCGCCGGAGAGACGCTTGTGGTCTCCTGCCTGCACGAAGAGAACAAGATCATTTTCGAAGTGCGCGATTCGAAGCATGCGCCGCTGCGGGAGCCGCTGGCGGAGCAGTACCGCCGTTTCGAGGAGAGCGACGGGGCGGACGGCGTCGCGGCCGATGCCCTTTCGGTGCCGATCCTCGGGCTGGTGTTCGCACGGGATCTCGCCGCCAAGCTCGGCGGCGTGCTGCGGGTTTCATCCTCGGCGCAGGCCGGCGCCGTGCTCCGCTTCGAGCTCTCCGACAGCTGCGCGGCGACCGGCGGCGAGAGTCGCCGCGTGCACAGCAGCGGCCGTGCTCCGGTCAAGAGAGGCGCGCACGCAAAGGAGGAGCCGGAGGAGCCCGGGCAGGGGAGAGTGCTGCGTGTGCTGCACGGCACCGAAGTCGCCGATGCGCCGCTTCTGCTGCGGCGGCTGCTGGGCGCCGGAAACATCGAGGTCTGCAGTTTCAGCACGGCGGAGGAGCTGGTCGAACAGGCCGGGCAGGAGAGTTTCGACGGTTTGATCCTGTCGCCGACGCTGAAGAACTGCGAGCTGTCCGAGCTCATCGGGGAGCTGCGCCGGGTTTCGGGGCGGCGCGATTTGGCCGCCGTGGTCATCAGCAGCAGTTTCCCCGACGAATTGCGCAATGAACTTCAGATGCTCGACCGGGTTTTCCTGCTGAATGTTCCGGTGAATTTCGCTCTGCTCAGCCGGATTCTGCGCGAATCGGCCGGAGCCGGAAAGAGGACGCAGGCATCCTGA